Genomic window (Subtercola endophyticus):
GTCTTCACGCTGTAGTCGCCGAACTGATGCAGCTGTACTCCGTCGACGTCGGCCGTGGCGAAGTAGAGCCCCACGCTGGCAAGGGTGCGCGCCACATTGGTTGGGCAGCACGACACCTCGAACCACGGCGCCCGCAGGCTGGCCTCGGCGCGCTCGCTCAGCTCGTCTTCGCTGGGCTCGGCGCCCTCGGTTCGCTGTTGCAGCGTGTTGGTGTAGTAGAAGGCGCGGCCGTCTTCGCGCGGCGATGCGAGGATGTTGTTGAGCAACGTGCGCTCGATCAAGTCGGCGTACGCACTCTCGCCGGTTTGCAACAGCAACCGCCAGCTGAGCATCACCGAGCCGATGCCGGCGCACGTTTCGGAGTACGCCCGGTCGGCCGGTAGCTCGTAGTCGTCGCCGAAAGCCTCGTCTTGATGGTGCGATCCCATGCCGCCCGTGATGTACGTGCGGCGCGACACCGTGTTCTTCCACTGCAGCGCGATGGCGTCGGCGAGCTGGCGGTCGTGCGTCTCGGTCGCCACATCGAGCGCTCCGCTGGCCAGGTAGAGAGCCCGAACGGCGTGCCCGCGAAGCACGGTGGCGTCGCGCACGGGTACGTCGTCTTGAAAATACTCGTGCCCGAAGAGAATGGTGGTGGCGAGCATGCCATTGCCGCGTCGCTCGACGAACAACTGTGCCATTTCGAGGTAGCGCGCCTCGCCGGTAGCGCGCGAGAGTTCGGCGAGGGCCACCTCGATCTCCGGATGCCCGCAGATACCGATTCGCCCGTCGGGCCCGAACTCGCGGTACACGTGGTCGGCCGCGCGCCTCGCCACCCGCACGATCTCGTCGTCGGAGTACCCGCCGCGAATGCGCGCGACCGCCGCCTGAATGAGATGCCCGAAGCAATACAGCTCGTGCCCCCATTCGAGGTTCGAGTAGCGCGGCGGCTGCCCTGGGTGACCAAAACTGGTGTTGAGATACCCGTCGTCGTCTTGCGCCGCCGCGACCCTCGCCACCAGTGCCCGGTAGCGAGCCCCGAGCCCCGCCTCAGGTTTGCGGCCGAGCTCCCACGCCATGGCCTCGAGCAGCTTGTAGATCTCGGAGTCGACGAATTCGATGCCCGCGTGGTTGCCGCCGATCACGCCGTCGGCGACCTTGTCGAAGTTCGAGATCCAGCCGATGCGTTCCATCCAGGTCTCGCAGTGCGCCAGAATCACGTCGGCGTTCAGGCTCTGCCGCTCACCCCAGAAGCCGCCGTCGATGACGATTTCGTCGGGGCCGAGCGGGCGAAGGCGCGAACGAGTCGGCGCCACTGGGCCGCCTCGGGTGACGCCGTCGGGCGTGCTCTCGAGGTCGGCCTCTCGTGAGAGTGCGAGGTCATGTGACAAGAGACACCTGGGCTTCTTCTCGAAGGTAGACGGGGATGTGTGAAAGAGGGGCGTCGGCCGCGATGGTCTGGCCGGGGGTGAACGTCTCGCCCGTGTAGGCGTCGATCCAGCGCCCGCCGCCCGGGTCGCCGGGCAGGTACACCGAGCGTTCTCGAGCGCCCGGTGCGGTGACTGGGCAGACGAGAATGTCGGGGCCGAAGAGAAACTGATCGTCGATCATCCACGCACCCGCATCGTCGGGGTAGTCGACGAACAGCGGCCGCACGGGCGGCAGGCCGGTCGCCGACGCCAGACGCATCTGGTCGTGGATGTACGGCCGTAACCGCTCGCGCAGCTCGAGCACCTCGCGCAACAGCGCAAACGTCTCGTCGCCGAACGACCACACTTCGTTCGGGCCTCCGGTCATGGCGTACCCCGTCGGCGTGCGGGGTTCGCGGTCGCCGTGCAGCCGGAAAAGCGGGCAGAACACGCCGTACTGAAACCAGCGCGTCACAAGCTCTTGGTATGCCGGGTCACTCGCGTTTCCGCCGTGAAAGCCGCCGATGTCGGTGGTCCACCAGGGGATGCCCGAGATGGCGATGTTCAGCCCCGCCCGCACCTGCTCGGCGAGCGAGCCCCACGTGGCCGGAATGTCGCCCGACCACACCGCGGCACCGTACTTCTGCGAGCCGGCCCACGCCGAGCG
Coding sequences:
- a CDS encoding glycoside hydrolase family 127 protein gives rise to the protein MSHDLALSREADLESTPDGVTRGGPVAPTRSRLRPLGPDEIVIDGGFWGERQSLNADVILAHCETWMERIGWISNFDKVADGVIGGNHAGIEFVDSEIYKLLEAMAWELGRKPEAGLGARYRALVARVAAAQDDDGYLNTSFGHPGQPPRYSNLEWGHELYCFGHLIQAAVARIRGGYSDDEIVRVARRAADHVYREFGPDGRIGICGHPEIEVALAELSRATGEARYLEMAQLFVERRGNGMLATTILFGHEYFQDDVPVRDATVLRGHAVRALYLASGALDVATETHDRQLADAIALQWKNTVSRRTYITGGMGSHHQDEAFGDDYELPADRAYSETCAGIGSVMLSWRLLLQTGESAYADLIERTLLNNILASPREDGRAFYYTNTLQQRTEGAEPSEDELSERAEASLRAPWFEVSCCPTNVARTLASVGLYFATADVDGVQLHQFGDYSVKTELPDGRLVSLRVESGYPFHGTVRVRVLADVDATITLRIPRWAQGVATASLGGTPLVADGTELAVSRHFTAGDCIELLLPMEPRVVRPHPRIDAARGTVAVERGPLVLVLESPDLPAGAGTETAEIDLSRPLVQTARGARAAVRLRVDSDDAPWPYFGDAAQTAAVAVADTGGAADAAGPDTGVAADLAGPDTGAAADLAGPDTGVAGADTGGAGHVAGAPLSEAAGLPSPSGAAGTPHAAHTMASQASVTIVDAELTPYFAWANRGPSTMRVWLPTVPS